CAGAGTTTTACACAGTGGTATTGGGATTGAGAATGGTTAAAAAGACAATCAATTACGATGATCCCGGTGTATATCATCTTTACTATGGAAATGAAAACGGAGATCCGGGCACTATAATGACGTTTTTTCCCTATTCCGGTATGAGAAAAGGAAGACATGGAACAGGGCAGATGACGGTTACTTCATTCTCTGTTCCCGGAAATGCAATAGAATACTGGACCAGGCGATTCGACAGAATGGGAATCCGTTTTACAAAACCTACTGAACGGTTCAGTGAAATTTACATTGCATTTGAGGATGTGCATGGACTCGGACTTGAACTGGTTTTTAATGATAACGATAAACGGCCGGCTTTCAGCAATGGACAAATTCCTGTTGAATATTCGGTGAGAGGTTTTTATGGAGTGACACTGGCTGAGGACCGGCACGAACGCACTTCCCTGCTTCTTATGGAAGGGCTTGATTACAAATTGCTCAGTCAGAAGGAAAACAGGATACGGTACGGCGTGGAAGGAAAGTTGAATGAATTTGTGGATATTGTTTACTCTCCGGGTGCAGCACGTGGCCTCTCAGGCAGCGGAACCATACACCATGTGGCTTTTTCAACTGAAAACGATGCCGCACAGCTGGAGGCCAGGCAGCGACTGGTGCAACTGGGACGGGATGTAACGCCGGTGATCGACAGGCAGTATTTTCACAGTGTGTATTTCAGA
The window above is part of the Bacteroidales bacterium genome. Proteins encoded here:
- a CDS encoding ring-cleaving dioxygenase, coding for MQNNLIKGLHHVSALADDAGKNAEFYTVVLGLRMVKKTINYDDPGVYHLYYGNENGDPGTIMTFFPYSGMRKGRHGTGQMTVTSFSVPGNAIEYWTRRFDRMGIRFTKPTERFSEIYIAFEDVHGLGLELVFNDNDKRPAFSNGQIPVEYSVRGFYGVTLAEDRHERTSLLLMEGLDYKLLSQKENRIRYGVEGKLNEFVDIVYSPGAARGLSGSGTIHHVAFSTENDAAQLEARQRLVQLGRDVTPVIDRQYFHSVYFREPGGILFELATVPPGFSVDENPKHLGEELKLPVWLEPERQMIEDNLEPLRPI